From a single Brassica napus cultivar Da-Ae chromosome C9, Da-Ae, whole genome shotgun sequence genomic region:
- the LOC125592478 gene encoding uncharacterized protein LOC125592478: MANNGVPFQVPLLTKSNYDNWSLRMMAILGAHDVWEIVEKGFVEPENDGGLSQTQKDGLDEDTFEKVAGAKTSKEAWEKLQTSYKGAEQVKKVRLQTLRGEFEALQMKEGELISDYFSRVLTVTNNLKRNGEKLDDVRIMETVLRLLDSKFEHIVTVIEETKDLETMTMEQLLGSLQAYEEKKKKKEDIVEQVLKMRIDHKEESGRSNLRRGGGHFRR, encoded by the exons ATGGCAAATAATGGTGTTCCCTTCCAAGTTCCATTGCTCACTAAAAGCAACTATGACAATTGGAGTCTTAGGATGATGGCTATCTTAGGAGCacatgatgtgtgggagatagtcGAGAAAGGCTTCGTTGAACCGGAGAATGATGGTGGTTTATCTCAAACACAAAAGGATG GATTAGATGAAGATACATTTGAGAAGGTTGCTGGAGCAAAGACATCCAAAGAAGCATGGGAGAAGCTTCAGACATCTTACAAGGGAGCGGAACAAGTTAAGAAGGTACGTCTTCAAACTCTAAGAGGAGAATTTGAAGCATTACAAATGAAGGAAGGAGAACTCATCTCAGATTACTTCTCAAGAGTCTTGACGGTTACTAATAACCTAAAAAGAAATGGTGAGAAGTTAGATGATGTAAGAATCATGGAGACAGTTCTTAGATTATTGGATTCGAAATTCGAACACATTGTTACCGTGATTGAAGAGACAAAAGACTTGGAGACTATGACAATGGAGCAACTTCTTGGATCACTACaagcttatgaagaaaagaagaagaagaaagaagatattgTGGAGCAAGTTCTCAAGATGAGAATTGATCACAAGGAAGAAAGTGGCCGAAGCAATCTAAGACGTGGTGGCGGTCATTTCCGAAGATGA